The following coding sequences are from one Collimonas arenae window:
- a CDS encoding IscS subfamily cysteine desulfurase, protein MNAPLEKSLIDTLKAPHFPIYMDYSATTPIDPRVADKMIPYLREQFGNPASRSHMYGWSAEKAVEDAREQVAKLVNADSREIIWTSGATEGNNLAIKGAANFYKTKGKHIITVKTEHKAVLDVVRELERQGFEATYLQPQDNGLITLEQLEAAIRPDTILVSVMLVNNEIGVIQPIPEIGELCRQKGIIFHCDAAQATGKVAIDLEKWKVDLMTFTAHKTYGPKGVGALYVRRKPRVRIEAQMHGGGHERGLRSGTLPTHQIVGMGAAFEIAREEMDTEIVRIKALRDRLATGLQTIEEVYVNGDMAHRVPHNLNVSFNYVEGESLIMAIKDIAVSSGSACTSASLEPSYVLRALGRSDELAHSSIRFTIGRFTTEEDIDFTIELIKTKVAKLRELSPLWDMYKDGIDISTIQWAAH, encoded by the coding sequence ATGAACGCACCCTTGGAAAAAAGCCTGATAGACACATTGAAGGCGCCTCACTTCCCGATTTATATGGATTACTCGGCAACTACGCCGATCGATCCGCGTGTTGCCGACAAAATGATTCCCTACCTGCGCGAGCAGTTCGGTAATCCGGCGTCGCGCAGCCACATGTATGGCTGGTCTGCTGAAAAGGCCGTCGAAGATGCGCGTGAGCAAGTCGCCAAGCTGGTCAACGCCGATTCGCGCGAGATCATCTGGACTTCCGGCGCCACCGAAGGCAACAATCTGGCCATCAAGGGCGCCGCCAATTTCTACAAGACCAAGGGCAAGCACATCATCACGGTCAAGACCGAGCACAAGGCTGTGCTGGACGTGGTGCGCGAGCTGGAGCGCCAGGGTTTTGAAGCGACTTATCTGCAACCGCAAGACAACGGCCTGATCACGCTGGAACAACTGGAGGCGGCGATCCGTCCTGACACCATTCTGGTGTCGGTGATGCTGGTCAACAATGAAATTGGCGTGATCCAGCCGATCCCGGAAATCGGCGAACTGTGTCGCCAAAAGGGCATCATTTTCCATTGCGACGCGGCGCAAGCGACCGGCAAGGTCGCGATCGACCTGGAAAAGTGGAAAGTCGACCTGATGACTTTTACTGCCCACAAGACTTACGGTCCAAAGGGCGTCGGCGCCTTGTACGTGCGTCGCAAACCGCGCGTCCGTATCGAAGCGCAGATGCACGGCGGCGGCCATGAGCGCGGCCTGCGTTCCGGCACTTTACCGACCCACCAGATCGTTGGCATGGGCGCCGCGTTTGAAATCGCCCGTGAAGAAATGGATACCGAGATCGTCCGCATCAAGGCTTTGCGTGATCGTCTGGCGACCGGCCTGCAGACTATCGAAGAAGTGTATGTCAATGGCGACATGGCGCATCGCGTACCGCATAACCTGAACGTCAGCTTCAATTATGTCGAAGGCGAATCGCTGATCATGGCAATCAAGGACATCGCGGTATCGTCCGGTTCGGCCTGCACCTCGGCCAGCCTGGAGCCTTCCTACGTATTGCGCGCGCTGGGTCGCAGCGACGAGCTGGCGCATAGTTCGATCCGCTTCACTATCGGCCGCTTCACGACCGAAGAAGATATCGATTTCACGATCGAACTGATCAAGACCAAGGTTGCGAAACTGCGTGAGCTGTCGCCGTTGTGGGATATGTACAAGGATGGCATCGACATCAGCACCATTCAGTGGGCCGCCCACTAG
- the prfB gene encoding peptide chain release factor 2 (programmed frameshift) codes for MEAERLNSLQNLLADLTSREAELRRYLDFDTKLEKLDQVNGELEDPEVWNDQKRAQDLGKEKKSLEAIVLTLTKIEADLRDTTDLFQMAREEQDEETIEAVEADTEELRKLVEGMEFRRMFSNPMDPNNCFIDIQAGAGGTEAQDWASMLLRQYLRYCERKGFKVDILEQSDGEVAGIKTATLKVEGDYAYGFLRTETGVHRLVRKSPFDSANGRHTSFSSLFVYPEVDDSIDIEVNPADVRVDTYRASGAGGQHINKTDSAVRLTHMPSGIVVQCQNDRSQHRNRAEAWDMLKAKLYELELRKRMSEQQKLEDSKTDVGWGHQIRSYVLDQSRIKDLRTNFESGNTKAILDGDLDDFIAASLKQGV; via the exons ATGGAAGCCGAACGCTTAAATTCCCTGCAAAACCTGCTCGCGGACCTGACCAGCCGCGAAGCTGAACTACGGAGGTATCTT GACTTCGATACGAAGTTAGAGAAACTCGACCAGGTCAATGGCGAACTGGAAGATCCGGAAGTCTGGAACGATCAGAAGCGCGCCCAGGACCTGGGTAAAGAAAAGAAATCGCTGGAAGCCATCGTGCTGACGTTGACTAAGATCGAAGCCGATCTGCGCGACACCACCGATCTGTTCCAGATGGCCCGCGAAGAGCAGGACGAAGAAACGATAGAAGCTGTCGAAGCCGATACCGAGGAATTGCGCAAGCTGGTGGAAGGCATGGAATTCCGCCGCATGTTCAGCAATCCGATGGACCCGAACAATTGCTTCATCGATATTCAAGCCGGCGCCGGCGGCACTGAGGCGCAAGACTGGGCATCGATGCTGCTGCGCCAGTATCTGCGCTATTGCGAACGCAAGGGTTTCAAGGTCGATATTCTGGAACAATCCGACGGTGAAGTCGCCGGCATCAAGACCGCTACGCTGAAAGTCGAGGGCGATTATGCCTACGGTTTCCTGCGCACCGAAACCGGCGTGCATCGCCTGGTCCGCAAATCGCCTTTCGACTCCGCCAACGGCCGCCACACTTCGTTTTCCAGCTTGTTCGTGTACCCGGAAGTGGACGACTCGATCGATATCGAAGTCAATCCTGCCGATGTCCGCGTCGATACCTATCGCGCGTCCGGCGCCGGTGGTCAGCACATCAACAAGACCGACTCCGCGGTGCGTCTGACGCACATGCCGTCCGGTATCGTCGTGCAATGCCAGAACGACCGCAGCCAGCACCGCAACCGCGCCGAAGCGTGGGACATGTTGAAAGCCAAACTGTATGAACTGGAACTGCGCAAGCGCATGAGCGAACAACAGAAGCTGGAAGACTCCAAGACCGACGTCGGCTGGGGCCACCAGATCCGCTCTTACGTGTTGGACCAGTCGCGCATCAAGGATTTGCGCACCAACTTCGAGAGCGGCAACACCAAGGCCATCCTCGACGGCGACCTTGACGACTTCATCGCGGCTTCACTCAAGCAAGGCGTGTAA
- the hscA gene encoding Fe-S protein assembly chaperone HscA yields the protein MALLQISEPGMSTAPHQHRLAVGIDLGTTNSLVATVRNSIPEVLNDEAGRPLLPSIVRYLPNGNAHIGYKAQAAQTTDPKNTILSVKRFMGRGLKDIAYAENLPYDFLDAPGMVQLKTVAGVKSPVEISAEILATLRQQAEDALGDDLVGAVITVPAYFDDAQRQATKDAAKLAGLNVLRLLNEPTAAAIAYGLDNASEGVYVVYDLGGGTFDISILKLTKGVFEVLATGGDSALGGDDFDHRLFCWISKEAQLSPLSDEDTRVLMVKAREAKELLSTKAEVTIDAALSSGERVHLLLTSEIFDEITKHLVAKTLTPTRKALRDADLSADDVDGVVLVGGATRMPSIRKAVGDYFHTTPLANIDPDKVVALGAAIQANLLAGNRAPGDDWLLLDVIPLSLGIETMGGLVEKVIPRNSTIPCARAQEFTTFKDGQTAMAIQVLQGERELVSDCRSLAKFELRGIPPMAAGAARIRVTYQVDADGLLSVSARELRSGVEASISVKPSYGLADDDIARMLQESFASADVDMQQRALREEQVEAERIVLATESALQADAALLSEEERMSIAALIDDVRTKALGNDHQAIKAAVDALAHGTEEFAARRMDRSVHDALTGKTLDQVS from the coding sequence ATGGCACTTCTGCAAATCTCCGAACCAGGCATGTCCACCGCACCGCACCAGCATCGGCTGGCGGTGGGGATTGATCTGGGCACCACCAATTCGCTGGTCGCCACGGTGCGTAACAGCATTCCTGAGGTACTCAACGACGAGGCTGGCCGCCCATTGCTGCCGTCGATCGTGCGCTATCTGCCGAACGGCAACGCGCATATCGGCTACAAGGCGCAGGCGGCGCAAACGACTGATCCGAAGAACACCATTCTGTCGGTCAAGCGCTTCATGGGCCGTGGCCTGAAGGACATCGCCTACGCTGAGAACCTGCCTTACGATTTCCTCGATGCACCTGGCATGGTGCAGCTGAAGACGGTTGCCGGAGTCAAGAGCCCGGTTGAGATTTCCGCTGAAATCCTGGCAACGCTGCGTCAGCAAGCCGAAGATGCGCTGGGCGACGATCTGGTCGGCGCGGTGATTACCGTGCCCGCCTATTTCGATGATGCGCAGCGCCAGGCCACCAAGGATGCGGCCAAGCTGGCCGGCCTGAACGTGTTGCGCCTGCTGAATGAACCGACCGCGGCAGCGATCGCCTACGGCCTGGATAATGCTTCCGAAGGCGTCTACGTGGTCTATGATCTGGGCGGTGGCACCTTCGATATTTCGATCCTGAAGCTGACCAAAGGTGTGTTTGAAGTATTGGCTACCGGCGGCGACTCGGCGCTCGGCGGCGACGATTTCGATCACCGCTTGTTTTGCTGGATCAGCAAGGAGGCGCAACTGTCGCCGTTGTCCGATGAAGACACTCGCGTGCTGATGGTCAAGGCGCGCGAAGCCAAGGAATTGCTGTCGACCAAAGCCGAAGTCACCATCGATGCCGCCTTGAGTTCAGGTGAACGCGTGCATCTGCTGCTGACGTCGGAAATCTTTGACGAGATTACCAAGCATCTGGTGGCCAAGACCCTGACGCCAACCCGCAAGGCGCTACGCGATGCAGATCTGAGTGCCGACGATGTCGATGGCGTGGTGCTGGTTGGCGGCGCTACCCGCATGCCGAGCATTCGCAAGGCGGTCGGCGACTATTTTCATACGACGCCGCTGGCGAATATCGATCCGGATAAGGTGGTCGCATTGGGCGCCGCGATCCAGGCCAATCTGCTGGCCGGTAATCGCGCTCCCGGCGACGACTGGCTGTTGCTGGATGTGATCCCGCTGTCGCTCGGAATTGAAACCATGGGCGGCCTGGTGGAAAAGGTCATCCCACGCAATTCAACCATTCCTTGCGCGCGTGCGCAGGAATTCACCACCTTCAAGGATGGCCAGACCGCGATGGCGATCCAGGTCTTGCAGGGCGAGCGCGAGCTGGTCAGCGATTGCCGTTCCCTGGCCAAGTTCGAGCTGCGTGGCATTCCGCCAATGGCGGCCGGTGCGGCGCGCATTCGCGTCACTTATCAGGTCGATGCGGATGGCTTGCTGTCGGTGTCGGCGCGCGAGTTGCGTTCCGGTGTGGAAGCATCGATCAGTGTCAAGCCGTCTTATGGTTTGGCTGATGACGATATTGCCCGCATGTTGCAGGAATCGTTTGCTTCGGCCGACGTCGACATGCAGCAGCGTGCGTTGCGGGAAGAACAAGTGGAAGCTGAGCGGATCGTTCTTGCCACCGAATCTGCATTGCAGGCGGACGCTGCGTTGCTGTCTGAAGAGGAACGTATGTCGATTGCTGCGTTGATTGACGACGTGCGCACGAAAGCGCTGGGCAACGATCACCAGGCGATCAAAGCGGCGGTCGATGCGTTGGCGCATGGCACTGAAGAGTTTGCGGCGCGACGCATGGATCGCAGCGTGCACGATGCGCTGACCGGCAAGACGCTGGATCAGGTGTCCTGA
- a CDS encoding glycine zipper 2TM domain-containing protein, with amino-acid sequence MDNPKPNNRIHPLVATAAVAVTLASLVGVAAMTGLFPSSQGSTPQQMAAMSAAPGDYNSQQQPQQQSGQLTQNQNGAPNGQNGDYQQAPNQAAAPMQQAPQPAYAVAPRQPEAAPQPAICHSCGRVESIQAIQHAAKPSGVGIAAGAVLGGILGHQVGHGNGNTLATVAGAVGGGFAGNEVEKRTRTNTTYQVVVRMDDGKARTFPQSGEGWRVGDPVRVVNGHLEGRG; translated from the coding sequence ATGGACAATCCGAAACCAAACAATCGCATTCATCCGCTGGTCGCTACCGCGGCTGTTGCAGTTACGCTGGCCAGCCTGGTAGGCGTAGCCGCGATGACTGGCCTGTTTCCTAGTTCACAAGGCTCCACTCCACAGCAAATGGCTGCGATGTCCGCAGCGCCGGGCGACTACAACTCGCAGCAGCAACCGCAACAACAATCTGGCCAGCTGACGCAAAATCAAAATGGCGCGCCAAACGGCCAGAATGGTGATTACCAGCAAGCGCCGAACCAGGCCGCTGCACCGATGCAACAAGCGCCCCAGCCAGCCTATGCAGTTGCCCCACGCCAGCCGGAAGCGGCTCCACAACCTGCGATCTGCCACAGCTGCGGCCGGGTTGAATCGATACAGGCGATCCAGCACGCAGCCAAGCCTAGCGGCGTAGGCATTGCAGCGGGCGCCGTACTAGGCGGCATCCTCGGCCACCAGGTCGGCCATGGCAATGGTAATACCCTGGCGACTGTCGCCGGCGCGGTTGGCGGCGGCTTTGCCGGCAACGAGGTGGAAAAACGCACCCGCACCAACACCACCTATCAGGTCGTGGTGCGTATGGACGACGGCAAGGCCCGCACTTTCCCACAATCGGGCGAGGGCTGGCGTGTAGGCGATCCGGTGCGAGTCGTCAACGGCCATCTGGAAGGACGCGGTTAA
- a CDS encoding GlxA family transcriptional regulator: MAAINDGMSGEEITIPVYFLLRDATMALDLIGPAEVLRYANRIAEREGRVNFFDVRYISAASSISTSIGLGLTGFGALPDSLPANAIIVLNGCTGSDDDFSSAADQRAVAWLRTHWLASHRLLCICTGALLAGYAGLLDGRQCTTHHSHCNDLRRLAPTAHVQENRIFVEDGNVYTSAGVTTGIDLALHVVAQITGHARSASIARSLVVYMRRAGSDPQLSPWLACRNHLHPAVHRVQDAVIGNPANDWDLQQLADIACTSERHLTRLFREHTGSSLVDYIQRIRVALVRELLTQSKLDMEQVAQQAGFNSTRQLRRVWSKFESLPPSQQRVVG, from the coding sequence ATGGCTGCAATAAACGACGGCATGTCAGGCGAGGAGATCACCATCCCGGTGTATTTCCTGTTGCGCGACGCTACGATGGCGCTTGACCTGATTGGTCCGGCGGAGGTGCTGCGTTACGCCAACAGGATAGCCGAGCGCGAGGGACGGGTGAATTTTTTCGACGTCCGCTATATCAGCGCAGCGTCCTCGATCAGCACATCAATTGGTCTTGGCCTGACAGGTTTCGGCGCGTTGCCGGACAGCTTGCCCGCCAACGCCATTATCGTGCTCAACGGTTGCACCGGCAGCGACGACGACTTCAGCAGCGCCGCCGATCAACGCGCAGTGGCGTGGCTGCGCACGCATTGGCTTGCCTCGCATCGTTTGCTGTGCATCTGCACCGGCGCCTTGCTGGCCGGTTATGCGGGTTTGCTCGATGGACGTCAATGCACCACGCATCACAGCCACTGCAACGATTTGCGGCGTCTCGCACCAACCGCGCATGTGCAGGAAAACCGGATTTTCGTTGAGGACGGCAACGTCTACACGAGTGCCGGCGTCACGACCGGGATCGACCTGGCATTACATGTGGTGGCGCAAATTACTGGCCATGCCCGTAGCGCATCGATTGCCCGCTCGCTGGTGGTGTACATGCGGCGCGCTGGCAGCGATCCGCAACTGTCGCCGTGGCTGGCTTGTCGTAATCATTTGCATCCGGCAGTGCATCGGGTGCAGGATGCGGTGATCGGCAACCCGGCCAACGATTGGGACCTGCAGCAACTGGCCGATATCGCTTGCACCAGCGAACGCCATTTGACGCGCCTGTTCCGCGAACATACCGGCAGCAGCCTGGTCGACTACATCCAGCGCATCCGGGTGGCCCTGGTGCGCGAGTTGCTGACGCAATCGAAGCTGGATATGGAGCAGGTGGCGCAGCAGGCCGGCTTCAATTCAACCCGCCAATTACGTCGCGTGTGGAGCAAATTCGAAAGCCTGCCGCCAAGCCAGCAACGTGTGGTCGGATGA
- the iscU gene encoding Fe-S cluster assembly scaffold IscU, whose product MSYSAKVLDHYENPRNVGAFEKGDETVGTGMVGAPACGDVMKLQIKVGADGVIQDAKFKTYGCGSAIASSSLVTEWVKGKTLDQAMSIKNTQIAEELALPPVKIHCSILAEDAIKAAVEDYKAKHGAGEQKQAA is encoded by the coding sequence ATGTCTTACTCGGCAAAAGTTTTGGACCACTACGAAAATCCACGCAACGTCGGCGCCTTTGAAAAAGGCGACGAAACCGTGGGTACCGGCATGGTCGGTGCGCCGGCTTGCGGCGACGTCATGAAGTTGCAGATCAAGGTTGGCGCCGACGGCGTCATCCAGGATGCCAAGTTCAAGACGTACGGCTGCGGCTCGGCGATTGCTTCGTCGTCGCTGGTGACCGAATGGGTCAAGGGCAAGACGTTGGATCAAGCCATGTCGATCAAGAACACCCAGATCGCTGAAGAACTGGCGTTGCCGCCAGTGAAGATTCACTGCTCGATCCTGGCTGAAGATGCGATCAAGGCTGCGGTTGAGGATTACAAAGCCAAGCATGGCGCTGGTGAACAGAAGCAAGCGGCGTAA
- the hscB gene encoding Fe-S protein assembly co-chaperone HscB, whose amino-acid sequence MQNHFELFQLPQRFTLDTSALEQAYHEVQNQTHPDRFVNATSAEKRVAMQWTTRANEAYQTLKSPFKRAAYLCELNGVALEVESNTAMPTAFLMQQMEWRETLDDARAEKNLAALEQLDEELRAARRADLQRIGVLLDAGDFQQAAQYVRQLMFLEKFGEEIGNAFAVLES is encoded by the coding sequence ATGCAAAATCACTTCGAGTTATTCCAGTTGCCGCAACGTTTCACGCTCGATACATCTGCGTTGGAGCAGGCCTATCACGAGGTGCAGAACCAGACTCATCCGGATCGCTTCGTCAATGCCACCAGTGCCGAAAAGCGCGTGGCGATGCAATGGACGACGCGCGCCAACGAGGCTTACCAGACGCTCAAGAGCCCGTTCAAGCGTGCAGCCTATCTGTGCGAACTGAATGGCGTGGCGCTGGAAGTCGAATCGAATACGGCGATGCCGACAGCTTTCCTGATGCAGCAGATGGAATGGCGCGAAACGCTAGACGATGCCCGCGCGGAAAAGAACCTGGCCGCCCTGGAGCAACTGGACGAGGAATTACGCGCCGCGCGCAGGGCCGATCTGCAACGCATTGGCGTTTTGCTGGATGCCGGAGATTTCCAACAGGCTGCGCAATACGTGCGGCAGTTGATGTTCCTGGAAAAATTTGGGGAAGAGATCGGCAACGCATTCGCCGTTCTCGAATCGTAA
- the fdx gene encoding ISC system 2Fe-2S type ferredoxin — MPQIVVLPHPTYCPEGAVIEAPRGQSVCNALLDHDIEIEHACEKSCACTTCHVVVREGFASLGELDEKEEDLLDMAWGLEATSRLSCQAIVGEEDLVVEIPKYTINHASENH; from the coding sequence GTGCCCCAAATCGTCGTACTGCCACATCCAACCTACTGCCCAGAGGGCGCCGTGATTGAAGCGCCACGCGGCCAATCGGTCTGCAATGCGTTGCTCGACCACGATATCGAAATCGAACACGCCTGCGAAAAATCCTGTGCCTGTACCACTTGCCACGTCGTGGTGCGTGAAGGCTTCGCCTCGCTTGGCGAACTGGATGAGAAAGAGGAAGATCTGCTGGATATGGCGTGGGGCCTGGAAGCCACATCGCGTCTGTCATGCCAGGCGATCGTCGGTGAAGAAGATCTGGTGGTCGAGATCCCGAAGTATACGATCAACCACGCCAGCGAAAACCATTAA
- the iscA gene encoding iron-sulfur cluster assembly protein IscA yields the protein MAITLTEKAAKHINRYIERRGKGIGLRFGVRTTGCSGLAYKLEYVDEKTDEDAVFESHGIQVFVDPKSLPYIDGTELDFAREGLNEGFKFYNPNVKDECGCGESFRI from the coding sequence ATGGCAATCACACTGACAGAAAAAGCGGCAAAGCACATCAACCGCTATATCGAGCGGCGCGGCAAGGGCATCGGCCTGCGCTTTGGCGTGCGCACGACCGGTTGCTCGGGCTTGGCTTACAAGCTGGAGTATGTGGATGAGAAGACTGACGAAGATGCCGTGTTCGAGTCGCATGGCATTCAGGTATTTGTCGATCCGAAGAGCTTGCCGTATATCGACGGTACCGAACTCGATTTCGCGCGCGAAGGCTTGAACGAAGGCTTCAAGTTTTACAACCCGAACGTCAAGGACGAGTGCGGCTGCGGCGAGAGCTTCCGGATTTGA
- the lysS gene encoding lysine--tRNA ligase, whose product MTTDNQQQPVPQDENKIIAERRTKLSALRSQGVAFPNDFRPTHKADAVQAEYAGQDGEALDAAAVKVVVAGRMMLKRVMGKASFATLQDASGSKADGRIQLFITKENIGEDNYDNFKHYDLGDILGAEGTLFKTKTGELSIKVTTLRLLTKSLRPLPDKFHGLADQETKYRQRYVDLIMSEDTRRTFKVRTAAMSSIRRFMEKNDFMEVETPMLHAIPGGAAAKPFITHHNALDMQMFLRIAPELYLKRLVVGGFERVFEVNRNFRNEGVSPRHNPEFTMMEFYAAYVDYQWLMNFTEQVIRQAAIDAHGTAVLTYQGRELDLSKPFQRLTIIGAINKYAPQYQDAQLQDAEFIKAELKKFGVKPHAHAGLGALQLALFEETAEAQLWDPTYIVDYPVEVSPLARASDTVPGITERFELFVTGREIANGFSELNDSEDQAARFQAQVAAKDAGDEEAMYFDADYIRALEYGMPPTGGCGIGIDRLMMLITDSPNIRDVLLFPHLRRED is encoded by the coding sequence ATGACGACAGACAATCAGCAGCAACCTGTCCCGCAAGACGAAAACAAGATCATCGCGGAACGCCGTACCAAGCTCAGCGCCTTGCGCAGCCAGGGCGTGGCCTTCCCTAACGACTTCCGTCCGACCCATAAGGCGGACGCGGTGCAGGCAGAGTACGCTGGCCAGGATGGCGAAGCGCTGGACGCCGCCGCCGTCAAGGTGGTCGTCGCCGGCCGCATGATGCTGAAACGCGTGATGGGCAAAGCTTCTTTCGCGACCTTGCAGGATGCGTCTGGCAGCAAGGCCGACGGCCGTATCCAGCTGTTCATCACCAAGGAAAACATCGGTGAAGACAACTACGACAACTTCAAGCACTACGACCTCGGCGACATCCTCGGCGCAGAAGGCACGCTGTTCAAGACCAAGACTGGCGAACTGTCGATCAAGGTCACCACGCTGCGCCTGCTGACCAAATCGCTGCGCCCGCTGCCGGACAAATTCCACGGCCTGGCCGATCAGGAAACCAAGTACCGCCAGCGCTACGTCGACCTGATCATGAGCGAAGATACGCGCCGCACCTTCAAGGTACGTACCGCTGCGATGTCGTCGATCCGCCGCTTCATGGAAAAGAACGACTTCATGGAAGTCGAAACGCCGATGCTGCACGCCATCCCTGGCGGCGCCGCGGCCAAACCATTCATCACTCACCACAATGCGCTGGACATGCAGATGTTCCTGCGCATTGCGCCTGAGCTGTATCTGAAGCGTCTGGTGGTTGGCGGTTTCGAACGCGTATTTGAAGTCAATCGCAACTTCCGCAATGAAGGCGTGTCACCGCGCCACAATCCGGAATTCACGATGATGGAATTCTATGCGGCATACGTTGACTATCAATGGCTAATGAATTTCACTGAACAAGTGATCCGTCAGGCCGCTATCGATGCTCATGGCACCGCCGTCCTGACTTATCAGGGCCGCGAACTGGATCTGAGCAAGCCATTCCAGCGCTTGACGATCATCGGCGCCATCAACAAATATGCGCCGCAATATCAGGACGCACAGTTGCAGGATGCCGAATTCATCAAGGCCGAACTGAAGAAGTTTGGCGTCAAGCCACACGCCCATGCCGGTCTCGGCGCACTGCAGTTGGCGCTGTTTGAAGAAACCGCAGAAGCACAACTGTGGGATCCGACCTACATCGTTGATTACCCGGTCGAAGTATCGCCGCTGGCACGCGCATCCGACACCGTACCGGGCATCACCGAACGTTTCGAACTGTTCGTCACCGGCCGTGAAATCGCCAACGGCTTCTCCGAATTGAACGATTCGGAAGACCAGGCCGCCCGCTTCCAGGCCCAGGTAGCCGCCAAAGACGCCGGCGACGAAGAAGCCATGTATTTCGACGCCGACTATATCCGCGCACTGGAATACGGCATGCCTCCGACCGGCGGTTGCGGCATCGGCATCGACCGTTTGATGATGTTGATCACCGACTCGCCAAACATCCGCGACGTACTCTTGTTCCCGCACCTGCGCCGCGAGGACTGA
- a CDS encoding DJ-1/PfpI family protein, with the protein MLSVGILVFDDVEILDFSGPYEVFSTASRVHGRGNGGIAAGSLFRCFLVAPDMRPVRARGGMKVLPDCVLLPSSELDVLLVPGGDVSVIVNNDAVIAWIAAQSGSTVITASVCTGAFLLAKAGLLDGLDATTHWEDQDDLQAAFPALAVKRDVAWVDCGKVVTSGGISAGVDMGLHLVERLAGAALANATAKQMEYRWLQ; encoded by the coding sequence ATGTTGAGCGTCGGAATACTGGTTTTTGATGACGTGGAAATCCTGGATTTTTCAGGTCCTTATGAAGTGTTTTCCACAGCTTCCCGAGTGCATGGGCGCGGCAACGGCGGCATCGCCGCAGGCAGCCTGTTCCGCTGCTTTCTGGTTGCGCCGGACATGCGACCGGTGCGTGCACGCGGTGGCATGAAAGTGTTGCCGGATTGCGTGCTGTTGCCATCTTCGGAGTTGGATGTGCTGCTGGTGCCGGGCGGTGACGTTTCCGTTATCGTCAATAACGACGCCGTGATTGCCTGGATCGCAGCGCAATCTGGGAGTACCGTCATCACGGCATCGGTCTGTACCGGCGCCTTCCTGCTGGCCAAGGCCGGCTTGCTGGATGGTCTGGATGCCACGACGCACTGGGAAGATCAGGATGACTTGCAGGCAGCTTTTCCTGCGCTTGCAGTCAAGCGCGACGTAGCTTGGGTCGATTGCGGTAAAGTGGTGACTTCCGGCGGCATATCGGCGGGTGTCGACATGGGCTTGCATCTGGTCGAGCGATTGGCCGGCGCGGCTCTGGCGAACGCCACCGCCAAACAGATGGAGTACCGATGGCTGCAATAA
- the iscX gene encoding Fe-S cluster assembly protein IscX, with amino-acid sequence MKWTDTLLIAETLYDKFPDIDPATIRFTDLHKWVLDLEGFDDDPKRSGEKILEAIQAAWIDEAK; translated from the coding sequence ATGAAGTGGACCGACACATTGCTGATTGCAGAAACGTTGTACGACAAATTTCCGGATATCGATCCGGCGACGATTCGTTTCACCGACCTGCACAAATGGGTATTAGACCTGGAAGGTTTCGACGACGATCCAAAGCGTTCCGGCGAAAAAATCCTGGAGGCGATTCAAGCCGCCTGGATCGACGAAGCAAAGTAA